One segment of Macrotis lagotis isolate mMagLag1 chromosome 1, bilby.v1.9.chrom.fasta, whole genome shotgun sequence DNA contains the following:
- the LOC141511610 gene encoding RLA class I histocompatibility antigen, alpha chain 11/11-like encodes MLEPQAQSSKHKWEVGSEAERVKVYLEVVCVHWLHKYLEMGKEALTRTVTHHTAPKGGVTLRWRVQDFYPTEISLTWLKDGEEQLQDTDFIETRPRGDGTFQKWATVELPPGEERKYTCRVQHQGLSEPLFLKWELPVLYPWIPRREYIIYAVVIILFLFLFVILAGTELQKKNEFSDRKLEIERMSVNCRVVDSSI; translated from the exons ATGCTGGAGCCCCAGGCTCAGAGCTCCAAGCACAAGTGGGAGGTGGGAAGTGAAGCGGAGAGAGTCAAAGTCTATCTGGAGGTGGTTTGCGTTCATTGGCTGCACAAGTACCTGGAGATGGGCAAGGAGGCACTGACCAGGACAG TGACACACCACACTGCCCCCAAAGGGGGAGTGACTCTGAGGTGGCGGGTCCAGGACTTTTACCCTACTGAGATCTCTCTGACTTGGCTGAAGGATGGAGAGGAACAGCTCCAGGATACAGACTTCATTGAGACGAGACCAAGGGGAGATGGAACCTTCCAGAAGTGGGCAACTGTGGAGCTGCCTccaggagaggaaaggaaatacaCTTGCCGAGTTCAACACCAGGGTCTATCTGAACCCCTCTTTCTGAAGTGGG aaCTACCAGTCTTGTACCCCTGGATCCCAAGGAGGGAGTACATCATCTATGCAGTGGTAatcatcctcttcctcttcctctttgtaATCCTTGCTGGAACTGAGTTGCAGAAGAAGAATGAATTCAG tgacagaaaattggaaattgagagaatgtctgTCAATTGCAGAGTGGTTGATTcttctatataa